The Nitrospira sp. CR1.1 DNA window ATCTTCGATCCGTCGGCGCTCGGTCACATCGCGGATGATCCCCAATACGCCGACCACGCGCCCTTGGCGCATTTGCGGGGTGCCGACAAATTCTCCGGTCACATACCCGCCTTGTTTCGTGCTGATTTGCATCGAACAGGTCAGCGGGGTGCCGCGCTCAAGGATCGCCTGCAGGACATCCTGACAAAAGCCTGCATCGTCAGGATGCAGCAGAGCCGCAAGCGGTTCTCCGATCCATTGCGAACGGGACCAGTTCGTCACCGTTTCAAAGGCCTGGTTGAGGGAGGTCATGGTCGTGTCGGCCGAGAGCGTGAAGATGATATCCCGCGCCCCTTCCACCAGACTCCGGAATCGATATTCCGATTCAAACAGCGCATCCTGCGCCCGTTTGAGCCAGGTGATATCATGAAACACCATCACGGTTCCGCTTAGCAGTCCCGCCTCGTCCCTGATCGGTCTGGCATTAATACTGACCCAGCGCCCCGGAACATCGTGCGAAGCCCGCATGTAGACTTCCAGCCAATCGACCTTTTCCCCTCTCAACGCGCGCGCCAGCGGCCACTCTTCGCGCTGGAATCGCGTCGCCGTGTCGCCATGAAAAAACTCGTACCGATCAACCCAGTCGATCGGCGGGATGTGTCCAGGAGAAAAACCCACAATACTTTCGATGGCAGGATTGGCCATCACCAGCCGTCCCATCGCATCGGTCACGACGACTCCGTCTCCCATGCTTCGCAACACGGAGTTGACGATTCTGGTCTGCTCAGTTAAGGCCTGCTCGGACCGTTCCAGCGCTTCAGCCCGATCCCTAAGCGCCCGTTCCGCCTGCGCAATCCCCGCCGATTGTGTCCTGACGGCATCCTCATAGACGCGGAGCAACTGTTCCGCCACGGCTAAGCGGGATTGATGCCGAAGACTTGTCGCCGGCTCAGACAGTGATCCAGCGTGATGAATCACAGCATTGTCCGGGGAAGAGGCCTCATCAAATGCCAGGAGGGAAGTTTTCAAGCTGAGGGCGAGTGATTTGCACAGCGCCGCGGTCTCACGCGGAACCGGCGTCCTGGAAAACAATATCACGGCGAACAAATCGCGCGACGGCAGGATCCCGCCGAAACACAACACTGACTTGACCCCGTACTTCCCGACAAACCCGTCCTGCACCGGCACATAGGGACTGCCCTTCGCATCGGGCACATAAAATACGTTGTAGGTCTTCTCTTCCAAATCGACCAGCCATTCACCATCCGGTCTCACAGCGAACTCCGTGGACACGCCAAACTGATGCAGGAGTTGTGAAAACATCGGGAACTGTTTCACGAAATCGGCGCTGACCATCGGAATAACTCGGTACCGGTGAGAACGATCGACCCGATTCCAATCCGGCTCCGCGCCGGTTGAGGCGACGAGTGTGAAACACCTCAAGTCGGGAAACGGAGCGATCCCTCCGAGCTGCTCCCGGACTAACTGCTGACGTTCGGAATCCAAGCGGCTGTAGGAAATGGTTTTGAAACAACGGACCAGGACACAATCCTGTTGTCCTGTTTCCGGATCGCCGAGCGCGCTGAAGAGATAGTGTACGGCCTTCGACGCCGCCTCCTGCAAAGAACTCGACTGCTCGCCCAATTGACGCAAGACAGCCGAACACTCGGTCATCTCCAACAGGGAAAAGCGAGCCAGACTATACACAGGCGGGCCCTCGGGTGAACGATGGGGGATGACTGATCAACGCGCCACTGATTGACGTGTCGGGAGATGCCGGGTCGTGAGGGAGGGCGCGTACCGGAGAACTCTGGCCTTTCAACGCGAGGCGCAGAACCACTCTGAAGGCGAGTCTAGTAAAGAGCGCCAGGCTTGTCAAGGCGCGTAGATCGCAGAAAGACGTGACGCGTCATCGAATGGAACAGACGATCCATCACAACGTGACACAGAGCAGGCGCTATGGCTCTCGCGAAGGAGGATCCAGTCCGAGGGCCTGCGACAACAACGCCGCGTCGGAGGCATACGTCAGTCTCCGTAAGGCTTCCATCCGCTCGACCCATTGCACCTCTTCTACTTCTCCGTCAGGGATACCGGTCAGTTCGAGCGGTTCCATTTTGAACCACACAACCGTTTTGCGGTATCGACGGCCCTCTCGTTGGAACCAATATTCGGTCGTGGAGAGATCGGCCTCAATACGGCAACACCAGCCCGTCTCTTCAAGCACTTCCCGCAATGCGGCCTGCGCCGGAGTTTCACCGGCATCGAGCCGCCCCTTCGGAAATGACCAGACCGGACGACCTTTGATGTCGGACACTCGAACCAGCAGGACATCCTGTTCCCGCAAGACCACGCCGCCTGCCGATCGGACCAACCCTCCTTCAGCCATGCCGCGCCCCTCTCTGCTGACGCCCTTTCGACCCGCCGGAATGCGCCGGCTTACCCACGGCGCGACAGTCCCAAAAACCACGCAAGGAGACGATCCTGAGCGCCATCAGGCAGCAGCCACTTCAGAGCCGCTCTGAATCGCGCATCTTTGCCGACCAGGTACCGCGCACGCGGGCATGGCACGGTCAACGCGCGCGCGACCACCCGGGCAACGGTATCCGCAGGAATGGCACGGGCGGCCGCCCCGGCCATCACGTCCTGCAGACGCGCTAAGGGTTGCGCATACAGGGCCAGCGATTCCGGCGCAACCCCGCCAAGTGTACGCGTGGCCGACAGCGTGGCCCGCTGCCAAATCTGTGATTGGATGGCGCCGGGTTCGACCAACGACACTGTGATTCCCCAGGGCGCCAGTTCCAATCGCAAGGCATCACTCATCGCTTCAAGCGCAAATTTTGATCCACAATAGGCGCCGAGAAACGGTGTGGCCGCCAACCCGGCAATCGAACTGATATTCACGATGCGTCCTCGTGCCCGACGCAGCAACGGGAGCACTGCCTGCGTCACGGCCAGCGCCCCGATGACATTCACCTCAAACTGTGTCCGCACTTCCGCAAGAGGCAGCAGTTCCAACGGGCCCGCAATGGAGATCCCGGCATTGTTCACGAGGCCGGCCAATCCGGCTTCAGGCAAGGCCTCAGTCAATGTTCGATTCGCCGCCGCGATCGAGGCGGGATCGGTCACATCGAGCATCAGCACACGAAGACGATCGGATGTCGAACGCGCCAAGGCTTCGCCATCCTCCTTGCGCCGGACGCCGGCCCACACCGTAAATCCTAACCCATCAAGATGCCGCGCGCAGGCCGCTCCGATGCCGGACGATGCCCCGGTGATGACGATGGCTCCTTGCACTGACCTGCTCCCGCTGTTGACAGATTGTTCGCCAGGCGAGCCCGCGCGCCGGCGGTTTCAGTCACGCCCGAGAATATCATGCGCACGGGGTAAGAGGCATCAGAGAGTCCGACAGAAGAACCCTCTCAGGATTTTCAGTAGGGAATGCGCCGCGCGAAGAAAAGAGTTCAGTATTTTCGGTTGCTTGTTCGACACGCGCTGATGACATGCGACGACCCCGGAGCGAGCGTTCACCCTGCTGGTCAGCCGGATTTGACAATCAGGCATCCTCATCTAGACTTGATTCATGCGCACACACACCATCTATTCCAGAAGCGGCACAGCGTTGAACATCGTGATGCTCCTTGCCGTCTCGCTGTTCTCCTGGTTTGCCCTCCTCCCCTCCCCCGCACATGCCAGTCGAACTCTCGTCGTGCCGATCTCTGTCGCGACGTATACCGAAGACCAGGTGGGCTTCCCGACGTTCGTGATGAAATGGGACGAGGGTGCTCAGCCGGACCCGTTGGCGTTGCGATGGGGGCGCAGTCAGGTTCCTGTTCGAGGAACCGGCATGACATCAATCCAGCAGGCCTTTCAATTCGCCGTCAATCGTCTGCAATCCTCCGTTCGCCCGACCGGCACCGTGTCCCTCTATGCGACCTTTACGGGTCCCCTCAGCGCGGGAGGTGCAACGGCGGAAGCGGCTTTGGCAATCGGATTCCTCGCTCTGCTGAAGGGTGACCACCTGAAGCGGGACATTACGATCACCGGCACGTTGGAAGGCGATGGTCGAATCGGGCAGGTGGATCAGGTGGCGGAAAAAACGATTGCCGCCGCGAGAGCAGGCTACCACGTGCTGCTAGTGCCGCGCGGGCAATTTTATGCGCCTCGAATAAATCGCGTCAGTTTGACTCAGGAGGCGAACGTCCTGGTCCGCGAAGTGGACACGATCGAAGAAGCCTATGAACTCATGACGGGAAAGAAACTCTAGTCCTGCCCCTGTCCATCCGCTGCACGCCGTTCAGGCAAGCATTCCGTGCCACCCACGACATCCGCGCAGAACTCTTCCAGACCGGCTCCTACATCCAATTGTTGATGAGGAGAAATGCCGCCCAGAAACTCGGGTGCGCGTGACCGCGTTGAGAGAGAATTTTTTGCTGAGCCCGCTGCAAGGCCACGGCCTTTGAAATCGCGGGGTCCTGCAGTTGCCGGTAGAATTCCGAGACGAGTTCCGTGGTCGTTTCATCGTCCGAGGTCCACAAACTCGCCAGCGCCGTCCGTGCCCCTGTCTTGACGGCCACCCCCGTCAACCCGAGCGCCGCGCGATCATCTTCAGCGGCAATTTCGCACGAGCTGAGCGTCAGCAAATCCAGCGGCTGCTGCCGATATTGCTGAAGTCCCACCAGCTGCGACAGTCTGTCCATCGTGATTTTGCCGTCATGCGCCAACACAAACGAATCTCTCGCCTCGGCGCCCATGACGGTGCGGGAGGCCACATGGACGATTCCCAATCCCTGGTCCTTGATCTCTTCCTCCAACGCCGGCGAAGAGAACTGTTTGTTCATCAGCAGCTTCCCGCCGTACATCGTTCTGATCGCCTGCACTTCGGTCTCCGCATATCGCGGAGCAGGCTGGCCCTCGACCGACTCAGTCAAACCGACCGACAGGAGACTCCCTTTGCGGCGTTGAGCGGGACTCATATCGGTTAGCGCCAGGCTCGGCGTGACAGCCACGGCGAGTGAGTCCACGAGAAAGTGTCGGCCATCGTGCAAGGCCCCCATCGGAATGGTCCTGAGCGATCCCTCGGCCACCATCACGAGAGTGTGCACACCGGCCCCTTGCAAATCCTGCTGAATGGGCCCCACCAGCCACCCGTGCAGGGTCTGCGCCGAAGACAGGTAATTCTGTGATTGCGAATCCTGAATCAGCCGCCTGAACGAACGAATTTCCTGCGTCAGCTTCTCTCCCGTCACAGGAACCCTGACTTGTTTGAGTCCGGTGGAAGTTTCCAAGAGCAGTTCGAGCCGGTCGGGGAACGCAATCGGATAGATCACCGCGGTGCCGGGCGCCAGTGCGCCTGCGCCTCGATGACTCGCCACCGTGGCGACACAATCGTCCTGAAAATAATCCTGCAGCTCGGCCGCCCGCGAGACCTCGATGACGTCTTTCACCTGCACGAGCAACTGTTCATTCTGGTCCGGCGTCTTCGCGACTGCCGCCCGCCGCAACAACACATCCTCATACTCCACAAACAACGGCGCCACGGACTCGTAGTACGAATGATGCCGCCCCTGATACCCGACGGAATATTCATAACGGATCGGCTTCAGCAGCGTCATGGCGCGCTGATAGGCGGCCAGGGCCTCCTCGTCCTTGCCCTCCGCGCGCAACAACCTCGCCGTTTGCCATTGCCAGCGGTAGAGCGATTCCGGCGCATTCACTTTTTGGGCGGCAAAGGCGGCCTTCCGTGTATACTCCAACGCCTCAGGATTCCGATGTTCCTGTTCCCGCAACCCGCCCAGATAACCCCACGCATATGATTGACCGCGCGCATCGCCAACGCGTCCGGCAGCTTCACCGGCCGCCGTAAAGGCATCCGCCGATTGTCGCAACAAGCCGGCTGCAGACCCGGCGGAAGCCACGGCCTCCGTTGCGCGGCCCTTCGCCGCATCCGACTTCTTTGCCGTGCCGGATTTCCCCGTCCTGGCGGCAAACAACTCCTGATATCCAAGGCCGATATTCAACAACCCCGCGGTTTTTGCTTGTCCGTCTCCCAGCGATCGGACATCCGACCAGGCTTGATCCAAATGGCGATGCGCTTCCCCCAGTTGCTGATTCTGGAGCAACGCCATCGCGCCATTGATTTGCGCCGTGGTTGCCAACGCCTGTTGCTGGGTCTCGGTGGCCAGCGTCCGGCTTTCCGCATACACGTCGATCGCTTCGGCAAACTGCCGGCGAGCCGTCAGGGCATTACCCAGATCGTTCAAAATCCCGGCCACCAGAACAGGCTTTTGTTCCTCCCGCGCCAGCGTCAAGGCTTTGGTCAAATGTTCGGTTGCGGGTTCATCTTTTCCGAGCACATGGAAGGTATTGCCGAGCTGAGCGAGAATCGTCGCCGTGAGACCGCGCTCACCGGCCTGCTCCGACAATTTGAGCGCGGCTTGCAAGGTCCCCTGCGCGCGACGGATCTGCCCCTCCTGCTGAAGCGCATGCGCGACGTTGATCAAGGCCTGACTTTGGAATTTTGCCTGCCCGTTTTCTTCGTACCCGCGCGCGGCATTCATCCAGTGCGCGGCCGCCCGGGCAAAGGCACCCTGCTGAAACTGCGTGGCGCCCTGCCGCATTTCTTGGGCAGGCGTAATCGACGACGCGCCAGAGCCGCCCAACAATTCCAGCGTCAGCCCGTTTGCAGGCCAGGCGAACCCGCCCAACACAAGCACGCCGAGGCTCAGCATCGTCAACGGCGAAGACAGCGTGCGCGGACCGGCCGGATCAGGAACCCCATGGCTCCGCTTCATGCCGCGGCGAGTGATCATGTTACGCTTCGTTGGCATGACATCCTCCTTGGGGAACTAGCACCCCTGCCATGATTCCATAAGTTGTGCGGTCGTCTGCCCCTGAATCTGCGTGGCGGCTGGTGCGGGAGCCCCGGGCTCGGCGTCGCCGCCGATTTCCTCCAGCACAACGGGCGCCGCCAGGGATCGTCCGGGCTCCGACGGCGTCACATCACGCGAGGCCTGCACCAGGCTGCTGAATTCGCCGTCTTTCCGTGCCGCACAACGGCTGGTCAATAATGGCGCCGGCGGGGCCGGAGCCTCCTGGGGAAGCACCATGGCTGCGCGATTCAAGAATGCCACCGGTTCGATAGGATTCGCCGGATTGAGGGTGGCCGCATTCGCGGCGGGAAGGGGCGGAAGCCCCCCAAGATTCACTCCCACGACTTGGATTTGCGTCACCCGTTGCGTAAACGAATTGGTCGTCGTGTTAACCTGCGCGCCCGTCGGCACGGTGACATTCGGACTCACATCAATGGAAGCAGGAATCACTCCGCCGCCGCCCGCGACAATCAGCGTTCCAGGCAACGCTTGGACTTGCCCGTTAGCCGATGCCCCGGAAAAAGGATTTCCAACAAACGGATTGGTGCTCATTTCCCCGCCCGAGCTCGTACTGCCGAGAATGACTCGCTGTGCGCTGATCCTCGATCCGTTGATCTGAATGCCTCCCCCCATCAACCCCAGCACAGCCCCGGTCTGCAGTACCGTTGAAGGAGACGAGAGCACGATCGAACCGTAGGGCCCCTGACCTAAAAATCCAAATGCCACCGGTGAACCGACGGTTAAGTTGTCGAAGGCCAGGAAGCCGGGGGTCGCGGTAAAGATGCCGCCATCGCTCAAACGCAATTGCTGAGCGGTGCTGAAATAGGCAGATCCGGATACATTCAAATGGGCGGAAGGGCCGAACACGATTCCAGCAGGATTCAGGAAGAACAGGTTTGCGTTGAGCGCCTGGACCGTGCCGTTAATGTTGGACGGCGATCCGCCGATCACCCGACTGATGACGTTGGACACGCCGCCGGGATTCACGAATGCCGCGACATCTCCTGTGCCGACGGAGAACTGATTGAAGCTATGAAAAAGGTTGGGTCCACCTCCCGGTCTGGTCCCGCCAGTAATGTTCGTGGTATTGCCCGAGGTGTTCAGAGACGTTCCAAGACCGCCCGGGCCGGAAGGGGTTGCGACAATGTTCGTGGCCTGCCCGTAGGCGATTGACCCGGTAGAGCCCATGAGCATCAGGAAGGCGAGAAACCCACGAACCAACAGCGGCGATCCTGCGGGGCGACATATCATGGTCAATCTCCTCATGTG harbors:
- a CDS encoding PAS domain S-box protein; translated protein: MYSLARFSLLEMTECSAVLRQLGEQSSSLQEAASKAVHYLFSALGDPETGQQDCVLVRCFKTISYSRLDSERQQLVREQLGGIAPFPDLRCFTLVASTGAEPDWNRVDRSHRYRVIPMVSADFVKQFPMFSQLLHQFGVSTEFAVRPDGEWLVDLEEKTYNVFYVPDAKGSPYVPVQDGFVGKYGVKSVLCFGGILPSRDLFAVILFSRTPVPRETAALCKSLALSLKTSLLAFDEASSPDNAVIHHAGSLSEPATSLRHQSRLAVAEQLLRVYEDAVRTQSAGIAQAERALRDRAEALERSEQALTEQTRIVNSVLRSMGDGVVVTDAMGRLVMANPAIESIVGFSPGHIPPIDWVDRYEFFHGDTATRFQREEWPLARALRGEKVDWLEVYMRASHDVPGRWVSINARPIRDEAGLLSGTVMVFHDITWLKRAQDALFESEYRFRSLVEGARDIIFTLSADTTMTSLNQAFETVTNWSRSQWIGEPLAALLHPDDAGFCQDVLQAILERGTPLTCSMQISTKQGGYVTGEFVGTPQMRQGRVVGVLGIIRDVTERRRIEDALRISEERLRSIVQSTKDAIVLVNALMKVAFWNKGAEATFGYSAEDIIGQPVTMIIPEQYHEELERNVQRVRVLERVQFTSKTLELIGRRKQGDEFPLELSVTSWKGRSDLFFTIIMRDISERRSAEEQLDRLHYHNQVILNSAGEGIYGVDRGGRLTFVNPAAANMFGWEAEAMIGRSMHPLVFPPDLCEQPFGELRCPIADTIRDGEIREQVDSAFWRKDGTSFPVEYVSTPISERGDIAGAVVVFKDTTDRKRAEAQLQDSLRRLRKLSGRMEGIREEERGRIARELHDELGVGLTCLKIDLSRLGGLLGERLIPRDRAKVDDKIRGMKEQVDSTITSVQRIVAELRPGVLDDLGLVAAIEWQCRDFQRRTGIPCHCAVSHEDLRVDPEQATAVFRICQEALTNVTRHAQATEVHVQLEDQGVGLLLQVRDNGRGIPQDRLADARSFGLLGMRERAGLLGGDVQIDTLEDHGTTITLQLPR
- a CDS encoding filamentous hemagglutinin N-terminal domain-containing protein, translating into MRRLTMICRPAGSPLLVRGFLAFLMLMGSTGSIAYGQATNIVATPSGPGGLGTSLNTSGNTTNITGGTRPGGGPNLFHSFNQFSVGTGDVAAFVNPGGVSNVISRVIGGSPSNINGTVQALNANLFFLNPAGIVFGPSAHLNVSGSAYFSTAQQLRLSDGGIFTATPGFLAFDNLTVGSPVAFGFLGQGPYGSIVLSSPSTVLQTGAVLGLMGGGIQINGSRISAQRVILGSTSSGGEMSTNPFVGNPFSGASANGQVQALPGTLIVAGGGGVIPASIDVSPNVTVPTGAQVNTTTNSFTQRVTQIQVVGVNLGGLPPLPAANAATLNPANPIEPVAFLNRAAMVLPQEAPAPPAPLLTSRCAARKDGEFSSLVQASRDVTPSEPGRSLAAPVVLEEIGGDAEPGAPAPAATQIQGQTTAQLMESWQGC
- a CDS encoding CHAT domain-containing protein: MPTKRNMITRRGMKRSHGVPDPAGPRTLSSPLTMLSLGVLVLGGFAWPANGLTLELLGGSGASSITPAQEMRQGATQFQQGAFARAAAHWMNAARGYEENGQAKFQSQALINVAHALQQEGQIRRAQGTLQAALKLSEQAGERGLTATILAQLGNTFHVLGKDEPATEHLTKALTLAREEQKPVLVAGILNDLGNALTARRQFAEAIDVYAESRTLATETQQQALATTAQINGAMALLQNQQLGEAHRHLDQAWSDVRSLGDGQAKTAGLLNIGLGYQELFAARTGKSGTAKKSDAAKGRATEAVASAGSAAGLLRQSADAFTAAGEAAGRVGDARGQSYAWGYLGGLREQEHRNPEALEYTRKAAFAAQKVNAPESLYRWQWQTARLLRAEGKDEEALAAYQRAMTLLKPIRYEYSVGYQGRHHSYYESVAPLFVEYEDVLLRRAAVAKTPDQNEQLLVQVKDVIEVSRAAELQDYFQDDCVATVASHRGAGALAPGTAVIYPIAFPDRLELLLETSTGLKQVRVPVTGEKLTQEIRSFRRLIQDSQSQNYLSSAQTLHGWLVGPIQQDLQGAGVHTLVMVAEGSLRTIPMGALHDGRHFLVDSLAVAVTPSLALTDMSPAQRRKGSLLSVGLTESVEGQPAPRYAETEVQAIRTMYGGKLLMNKQFSSPALEEEIKDQGLGIVHVASRTVMGAEARDSFVLAHDGKITMDRLSQLVGLQQYRQQPLDLLTLSSCEIAAEDDRAALGLTGVAVKTGARTALASLWTSDDETTTELVSEFYRQLQDPAISKAVALQRAQQKILSQRGHAHPSFWAAFLLINNWM
- a CDS encoding NUDIX domain-containing protein; its protein translation is MAEGGLVRSAGGVVLREQDVLLVRVSDIKGRPVWSFPKGRLDAGETPAQAALREVLEETGWCCRIEADLSTTEYWFQREGRRYRKTVVWFKMEPLELTGIPDGEVEEVQWVERMEALRRLTYASDAALLSQALGLDPPSREP
- a CDS encoding SDR family NAD(P)-dependent oxidoreductase; protein product: MQGAIVITGASSGIGAACARHLDGLGFTVWAGVRRKEDGEALARSTSDRLRVLMLDVTDPASIAAANRTLTEALPEAGLAGLVNNAGISIAGPLELLPLAEVRTQFEVNVIGALAVTQAVLPLLRRARGRIVNISSIAGLAATPFLGAYCGSKFALEAMSDALRLELAPWGITVSLVEPGAIQSQIWQRATLSATRTLGGVAPESLALYAQPLARLQDVMAGAAARAIPADTVARVVARALTVPCPRARYLVGKDARFRAALKWLLPDGAQDRLLAWFLGLSRRG